A window of Rhizoctonia solani chromosome 5, complete sequence genomic DNA:
GGCCGAACGATTTCGAGGACATGGCGTCCCACCGATACTATTTCCGGGTCGGAGCGAGAGGATCAACGAGGCAAGCTGACAGAATTGAGGTAAGGCTAAAATCGCAATTGGCGTGGAGTCGGTATGGTCAGCGTCAAACATCCACTTAGGTTCGACTTAGCCCCTAAGTCACGTGGATAAGTAAATGACATGGTCGAGATAACTAATTTATAGAAACGCATGACTATGAGAGACATATTTGTCCGGAAACGGGTACCGTATACTCAATGGTTTTTCTTCACAAAATGAAACTTATTAGGCTCCCTATCTTTGAGGGAATTATTCTTTCAGTTTAAGGTTTGCACGCAAGTACCATTTCTTACTATTGTACACTTGCATCGCGCTCTATGACCAGGTGAACTTCCCAAATACAGTCTATTCAATATTAATAATAGAACCGGCTAAGCTACTAATTAGGAACAAATTACAGAAGAATAAGATTTTACACAGTCGATGGGGCGATAGCTCTGAACCTCAGAGTAACATGCATATTGTACCAAACACCGTCACTATCTTTCTGATCTACCTGGCAAATATCGCTGACTTCATGCATAATTTGATCCGCTTCTTCATCACTCATATCTTTCAGCAATCCTATTCGATAAACCGCGCGGAGGAAACCTATCAAGGACCCGGAAAGCGGAAGGACACGCGGATTCAGCGAGACATGTTCAACTACGAATCCTTCTGATTCGAGTATCTATATTGATCGTCAGCTTCATTATACCTGGAATACTCCACTTTCACAACCATAAACAACATACCTTTGCATATTGTGCTGGCTGCGGAAGGAACCACGGATTGGGAAGTTGTATTCCTCGTTGCTTTAGTACATGTGAGAAAGCGCTTCGTATCCCTGTTCCACATTACACAAGCTGGATGAGCGACCCATCAAATTTCATTCGATTTTCATACCTAGTCCCGTCATATATCCACAGAACTCCCCAACAAACCGTCCTCCAGGTTTAAGGAGAGATTTGGCGGCTCTCACCGGCCCTCGAGGATCTCGGCTGCACCAATGAAGCGCAGAATTGGTGAAAACAGCTGATGGGAGGGTTGAGTATTAAACCCGTCATATATCAGACCAAACAAGGGTATGCGTACCGTCAAAGGTTCCGGATAGGAGTTTAAGCCTATTAGGCAAGACGAAATCCTGCAGGTCACAGCAGGCCAAGTTCTTTACGCCGTTTGCTTTAGCTACTTCGAGCTTTTGGTGCGACGAAAGATTAGCATACAATGTGCGAGAAACGCAACGAGATGTAGATTTACCATTTCTTCGCTGTAATCCACTCCTAGAACTAATCCTTGCTCCCCAACCAGCTGTTGAAGCCGTAGAGTCAACTCTCCTGTCCCACAGCCCATATCCGCGACTCGTTCTCCAGGCTGAAGTGAGACTAATTCAAACAGCGGCCCAGTACTAACGTCTGAGTACACAAAGTCAACGTAGTTGTTGTAAAGCGTGGGAGACCAGGTGGGTGGGGGTGTGACGACAAGTCGGACCATAGCTGAGGAGTAAGCAAGTCGAAGAAAGTGATTTAGTCGAAGGTAAGCAAAGAGGCTTTTATATGAGAAACGATGGGTGTTTCTCCATTTGTCCTCTTATTCATGAAGCAGCAGCTGAAATGGAATTCGTCACATGTCCTTGCAGACAGCCAGCCGAACTTCTGTCATACTCAATTGCCGCATTCTTGTAGGAGGTATATCGGTTTCAGCTCGTAATTTAAACTTGAATAGGATTGACAAAGTGGGCTTCATGTACTTCATGTGAAGAGCAGTGGTAAGGGAAAAGAACTGTC
This region includes:
- a CDS encoding methyltransferase domain protein, translated to MVRLVVTPPPTWSPTLYNNYVDFVYSDVSTGPLFELVSLQPGERVADMGCGTGELTLRLQQLVGEQGLVLGVDYSEEMLEVAKANGVKNLACCDLQDFVLPNRLKLLSGTFDAVFTNSALHWCSRDPRGPVRAAKSLLKPGGRFVGEFCGYMTGLGIRSAFSHVLKQRGIQLPNPWFLPQPAQYAKILESEGFVVEHVSLNPRVLPLSGSLIGFLRAVYRIGLLKDMSDEEADQIMHEVSDICQVDQKDSDGVWYNMHVTLRFRAIAPSTV